The following proteins come from a genomic window of Nitrospira sp.:
- a CDS encoding Two-component transcriptional response regulator, NarL/FixJ family → MPKPRVLLADDHLLVLEGFRRILEGQYELVGAVEDGRALLDAAKELQPDIVILDVSMPLLNGIDAAAQLKKICPGTKIIIVTMHADKEYIRSAFEAGASAYVLKRSAVDELDQAIRAALAGHSYITSLITKDMLNVFLSKASETSVGTHRLTTRQREVLQLLAEGRTAKEIANMLAISSRTVEFHKSQILMQLNLQTTADLIKYALTHGITPA, encoded by the coding sequence ATGCCTAAGCCTCGCGTGTTGTTGGCCGACGATCATCTCTTGGTTTTGGAGGGATTTCGCCGCATTCTCGAAGGACAGTATGAGTTGGTCGGTGCCGTCGAGGACGGGCGTGCGCTCTTGGACGCCGCGAAGGAGCTTCAGCCTGATATTGTGATTCTCGATGTGTCCATGCCGTTGCTGAACGGTATCGATGCAGCGGCTCAACTGAAGAAGATTTGCCCCGGCACCAAAATCATCATCGTCACCATGCATGCGGACAAAGAATATATCCGATCCGCTTTTGAGGCCGGGGCATCGGCCTATGTGCTCAAGCGCTCGGCGGTGGATGAATTGGACCAAGCTATTCGAGCGGCACTTGCGGGACATTCCTATATTACCTCGTTGATTACCAAAGACATGCTCAATGTTTTTCTCTCAAAAGCTTCGGAGACATCCGTGGGGACGCACCGCCTCACCACACGTCAGCGAGAGGTTCTGCAACTGCTGGCCGAGGGGCGTACGGCAAAGGAAATTGCGAATATGTTGGCCATCTCTTCGCGGACGGTTGAGTTTCATAAGAGCCAGATTTTGATGCAGCTCAATCTACAGACCACCGCCGACTTGATCAAATACGCTCTCACCCACGGAATCACGCCAGCCTAA